In the genome of Limnochordia bacterium, the window TCATCGGCCAATAGCTGCCCTAATAACTCCGGGGAGGTACCATTGGTATCTAGCTTAACTAGAAGCCCTAATTCCCTAATCTGGGCACACCACTGAGCCAATTCCGGGTGCAAAGTAGGCTCACCACCCGAGATGCAAACTCCATCAAGCACATGAGCCCGCTTGGCTATTCCATCAAGGACATCCGCCCACTGGTATGAAGAAAGATGTTCTCCTCCCAACACCAACTCCGGGTTATGGCAGTAGGGACAGCGGAAATTGCATCCCGCCAGAAACACCACATCACAGATATGACCTGGATAATCCACCAAACTAGTCTTTTGTATTCCACCGTGAAACAAAGGATCCCCTCCGGTTACATAGCTTGGGCTCGAAACTCTACTCTTTTGCCAAACTCCTCTTGCTTACCCTTATTCCAGTTCTGGACCGGTCGGAAAAAGCCCACCACTCTACTCCAAACCTCGGCATCCGCACCACACTTAGGACACTTTGGATGCTCCCCAGCCAAGTACCCATGCTCCGGGCAAATACTAAAGGTGGGGGTAAGGGTAAAATAGGGAATACGGTAGTTTTCCAGTACCTTCATCAGCAATCTTGCTGCCGTCTTGCCGTCTTCAATACGTTCACCCAAGAAGGCGTGGAATACGGTCCCACCGGTGTATTTAATCTGCAATTGCTCCTGTAGATCCAAGGCGGTGAAAAGATCATCGGTGAAATCCACCGGAAGCTGAGTGGAATTAGTATAATAGGGTTCGCCATTGCCGGAGGTGATGATATCCGGGTAGGTAGCCCGATCAATCCGTGCTAATCTATAGGCAGTCCCCTCGGCAGGAGTTGCTTCCAGATTAAACAACTGGCCTGTAGCCTCTTGGTATCCCACCAGCACATCCCGCATATAATCTAAGATTTCAAGGGCCAGTGCCCCTCCTTCAGGAGTGTCAATCCCCTTACCCATAAAGTTGATTAAGGCCTCATGCATACCCACAAGACCTATAGTATTAAAGTGATTGTGCCAATAACCATCAAACCGTTCCTTCACACTATCTAGATAGTACCGAGAGTAGGGATAAAGCCCCGCATCCATTAACCGTTCCAAGGCCTTTCGTTTCAAAAGCAGGCTATCTTTGGCCAGATCCATTAGTTTCTTAATCCGTGCCAAGAGATCTTGCTTATCCTGGGCCAAATAGCCAAGCCGGGGCATGTTCAAAGTGACTACTCCCACAGAGCCGGTTAAGGGATTTGCCCCAAAGAGCCCCCCACCCCGTTTGTACAGTTCCCGATTGTCTAAGCGCAGACGACAACACATGCTCCGCACATCATCCGGCGAGAGATCAGAGTTGATGAAATTAGCAAAGTAGGGAATCCCGTACTTAGCCGTCATCTCCATAATCTTGGCCACCACAGGACTATCCCAATCAAAGCCTTCGTAGATATTGTATGTGGGGATCGGAAAACTGAAGATTCTCCCCTTGACATCACCAGCCATCATCACTTCACAAAACGCGGTATTGAGTAGGTCCATTTCCGCCTGAAATTCCTTATACTGTCTATCTTGCAACTGGCCACCAATAATCACCGGATCATTGGCTAAGTTCTTCGGTACCACTACATCCATGGTAATGTTTACAAAAGGCGTTTGAAAACCCACCCGGGTTGGTACATTGAGATTAAAGATAAACTCCTGCATACACTGCTCAACCTCTTCGTAGTTCAGCCCATCGTAGGCAATGAAGGGAGCCAGGTATGTATCGAAATTCGAAAACGCCTGGGCACCGGCAGCTTCCCCTTGCATGGTATAGAAGAAGTTCACAACTTGTCCTAGAGCAGTCCGAAAATGTTTCGCCGGAGCACTTTCAATTTTCTGGGGAACACCACCAAAACCCCGTAGCAATAGATCCGGTAGGTTCCAACCACAACAGTAGGGAGCTAGCAAACTCAAATCATGGATATGCATATCCCCACTTTTATGTGCCTCTCGAATTTCCTCCGGATAGATCTTCTCTAACCAGTACCGGGATGTCACCGCGGAGATCACATGGTTGTTCAAACCTTGGAGGGAGTAGTTCATGTTACTGTTTTCTTTAACTTTCCAGTTGGTATCATCAACGTACTCATCGATCATGCGTTCCGCGTTCACCAACAGATCCCGAAAGTCCCTTTTCTCTTCTTGTTGGCGGCGGTAGACAATATAGGCTTTAGCTGTTTTGGCATGTCCATTTTCAATCAGTACCTTCTCCACCACATCTTGGATATCCTCAACGGTGGGCATCCTGCCGGCAAACTTCTCTGTGAGAATGCTTACCACTTGGTTCGACAACTCGCACGCTTGACGCCTGTCCTCTCCACCAACAGCTTTAGCCGCCTTAAAGATGGCATTGATAATCCGTTCCTGATCGAAATCTACCACACGGCCGTCCCGTTTAATCACTTTAGTCAACATCTCAAACTACCTCCCCAGAAAAGGTTAAAAATGTGCTCCAAGCCCGATTATCCCACTGGACCAACCGTCCAAACGTTCTGGATGCGGTACCCTTCTCCCCGCACCGTCTCAATGGCACCTGTAATCCCCATCTCATCAAGTTTACGCCGTAGGCGAGTAACATTTACGGTTAGCGTGTTATCATCGACGAAGTCCACATCGTCCCAAAGGGCCTCCAACAGCTGTTCCCGCAGGACTACCTCCCCAAGGTGCCGGGTGAGGATATCCATGAGCGCAAACTCCTTCGGGGTCAAGAAGACTTCCTCTTCCTGCCAGGTGAGACTTCGTTTTGAGCGATTTAGATAAAGCCCATGTACTTCATACACATCAATCTTTGTATCGGTCTCCAAGGCATACTCCCCATAGGTTCGGCGCAAGGCCGCCTTGACCTTGGCCATCACCACATCAATGGAGAAGGGTTTGGTAATGTAATCGTCTCCCCCATGCTCTAAGGCCAGAACCTGATCCATATCACTAGCCCGGGCAGAGATAAAGATAACGGGCACCTTGGAGATCGTGCGGATCTGGCGACACCAGAAAAACCCATCCATATAGGGCAGGTTAATATCTAGCAAGACCAGATCGGGATCCAGCTTTACAAACTCCGACTTCACATCATCAAAGTCCGAACAGCAAATACCCACATAGCCATATCTTCTTAAGTAGCCCGCAAGAATGTCAGCAATCTTATCGTCATCTTCCACAATCATGATGCGGTACATGGGGCATTGCCTCCAATATCCCTTGGCTTAGAAAGACAACCCATCTTACACATAATACCTCCATGATAACACAAACTTACATAATCGCCCCAAACAGTTCCCGCCCGAATAGGTCATTTACCCCCGTCTTCTAGATTAACACGCAGTAGAATTTGTCCTTTTCCTTGGATTCCTACACCAACCATCCCACCGGATTTACCGGTATGGACATCCTCATCGCTAGTTGCTCATAAGCTACCGGGCGTAAGGTCACCAGTGCACAAGTGGCCGGACCTGCAGTCTTCGTCACATCAATAGATAAATGCTCAGCCATACGATACTGCAGACCACTACATTGGGCCAACTGAGTCAGTTCGTAGGCGATCCCTCGAGACCCCACGGGTAAAACCTCATGTATAAAGGGACAACCTTTAAGCAGTAGCAACTTCTCTAAATCCAGCGTCGTTCTCCCCTGATCTGCTATTACTTGCTCTCCCACCTTGGGCAAACCTACCACCACTACCAAATCCCCCGGATGGGACCGGGGTCTTTGCCAACTACTCAGATGAACGCTGCCAATTACAGTAATCCCCATCCCTGTTTGGCAGGCAGAGAAGTTCTCCTCGGTACTACCAGTGATCAGCGGTGGTGCTCCTAAAGGCTCTATTGCTTGTCGGATACCGGCAATGATCTCCTTTCCCGTAGGATCCATCTCCACCGATAACGTATTAATAATACAAACAGGTTCTGCGCCGAAGGCAATTAACTCCGCAAGGGCCACATAGGTAGTGTAGTACCCCACCATGTGGGGTGAGGTCTGGACCTGATCATGTGCCTTACTCCCCACACCACCACAGGAATCACAGGCAACGACCAGTAGGTCATCCGCACTTAGGTGCACTAGCGTAAGATCCCGAAAGCTTTGGACTTTCATTGGCCATCCCCCTGGTTTGGAAACACTTTGAGAACTAAGTAGGCTAAAGCAATATTCACAGCAGATGCCACCGTTAAGGGAATGATCATCATAGAGAATAGGGGCCAACCCTTGAGAGGTAGACCCAAAAGCTCACTAATGGGCACATTGATTAAAGCTGCTACGGGGCCATTTAAAATCACTGCGGCAACTATCGCCGCAAGCCCATTGATCCTGCGGTAGATAAGTCCCACTAGATAGACAAAGATCCCCATCTGTAGAGCAACGATCATATGCATCACCACGGTCAAGGGAAACCCGCTGGTGATCGCAGTTAGCATATGGCCCAAACCACCCACCAGAGCACCGGCTTCTGGTCCTAGGTAAAGGGCGGCAAAGTATCCCGGTGCAGAATCCAGGGCAATGGAACCTTGGAATTTCACCAATGATCCTATCGCTGATAGGGCGATGAGAATCCCGCACTGGCACAACAATCGGACCCGAATATGTTGTCTCACTTTTCAATTCCCTCCCTAGCCACCACACCCTGTTCATAGTAGTGTTTAATCTCCCTCATCTCCGTAACTAGATCCGCCATGTCGATTAATTCCTGGGGAGCATACCGACCGGTAATGATCACCTCGACCCAAGGTTTCCTGGCTTTGAGTATCCGAAGGACTTCTTCCACGGAAAAGAGCTGGTAATACAAGGCGATATTGAGTTCATCCAGCACCACCACCTCATACTCACCTTGCCTTAGGATCTTTGCACATCGTCTAAGGCCTTCCTGGGCAAGCCTAATATCTTCCGGTTCCGGCTCCCTGTGAATAAAACAAGCCCGTCCAAACTGCTGCATCAAAAGCCCCGGCAAAAACTCCCCGGCCCTTGTTTCGCTATACTTCATCCCCTTCACAAACTGCACGAAGAAAACACGTTTTCCGGCACAAATAGCCCTCAGGGCCAAACCAAGGGCTGCCGTGGTTTTTCCCTTGCCGCATCCTGTGTAGACATGGACATATCCCTTCTGCTCCACCAACTCCACCCCTTCGGTAACAAACTACTCTTCTTCATATGGAACAAGGCGCCGCATATAGTTAGCCTCCCGTTCCTTTACTAACTCAACTAAACATCCCGGGGGGATCTGAAAATGCCACCGCGCATCCACCCCCAAGCCCAAAAGGTGGGTAATGGCAGAACAGATCACCCCACCGTGGGAGATTATTAGGTAAGTGCCCTCGGACTCTAAAGTATCCAAAAAACCGGTGACCCGCTGGTGAAACCTAAGGAAGCTCTCACCCTGGGGAATCTGGTAATGGATGTAATCCTCGGTCCAACACTGCCACTCCTTTGGATAGGCCCCTGCGGCCTCTAGATAAGTACTCCCCTCAAAGACCCCAAAGCCCATCTCTGCTAGGGCTGGCTGGATCTCGATTCCCTTTCCTAAGTGCTTAGCTACTGATTCCGCTAATCCAAGAGCCCGAGGCCGGGGACTGGCGTAGATCCGGTCTATCTTCTCTCGGGCTAGAAGCTCTAACACATGGGCGTTTTGCCTAAGGCCCAGGGAAGTATACGGACTACAGGTGGAGCCAAGGTACCTTTGCTCTTGGTTTGCCTGGGTTTGACCATGTCTTACCAAAATAAACCTCATGGGAGCATCCTCCAATACAGGGTGAATAGAAAGCAGGTCTGACTAAACTCAATCACGAATCCGATCGTATCCCCGGTCATACCACCAAGCACCTTGTTTATCTTGCGCGTAATGAGTAAGGTAGCAGCCAAAGCTCCGCACATTCCCACTAATCCTAGGGGATAGGCGATCAAACAGAACAAACTGGTCACCACTAGGTTAAGCAGGACAGTCCTCCCATCGGCTTGCTCAACAAAGACCTTGCCCATCCCCTCGGTGCGCGCGTACTTGCTTAATGAGGCGGCCACCACACCGGCGCATCGACCCACCACCGGCATAAGTAACAAGACCCGAGCATCTAAGTATTTTGTCAAAGTGATGTTGCTAATTAACACAAGCAATAGCCCCAATCCGCCAA includes:
- a CDS encoding ribonucleoside triphosphate reductase; this encodes MLTKVIKRDGRVVDFDQERIINAIFKAAKAVGGEDRRQACELSNQVVSILTEKFAGRMPTVEDIQDVVEKVLIENGHAKTAKAYIVYRRQQEEKRDFRDLLVNAERMIDEYVDDTNWKVKENSNMNYSLQGLNNHVISAVTSRYWLEKIYPEEIREAHKSGDMHIHDLSLLAPYCCGWNLPDLLLRGFGGVPQKIESAPAKHFRTALGQVVNFFYTMQGEAAGAQAFSNFDTYLAPFIAYDGLNYEEVEQCMQEFIFNLNVPTRVGFQTPFVNITMDVVVPKNLANDPVIIGGQLQDRQYKEFQAEMDLLNTAFCEVMMAGDVKGRIFSFPIPTYNIYEGFDWDSPVVAKIMEMTAKYGIPYFANFINSDLSPDDVRSMCCRLRLDNRELYKRGGGLFGANPLTGSVGVVTLNMPRLGYLAQDKQDLLARIKKLMDLAKDSLLLKRKALERLMDAGLYPYSRYYLDSVKERFDGYWHNHFNTIGLVGMHEALINFMGKGIDTPEGGALALEILDYMRDVLVGYQEATGQLFNLEATPAEGTAYRLARIDRATYPDIITSGNGEPYYTNSTQLPVDFTDDLFTALDLQEQLQIKYTGGTVFHAFLGERIEDGKTAARLLMKVLENYRIPYFTLTPTFSICPEHGYLAGEHPKCPKCGADAEVWSRVVGFFRPVQNWNKGKQEEFGKRVEFRAQAM
- a CDS encoding response regulator transcription factor, which gives rise to MYRIMIVEDDDKIADILAGYLRRYGYVGICCSDFDDVKSEFVKLDPDLVLLDINLPYMDGFFWCRQIRTISKVPVIFISARASDMDQVLALEHGGDDYITKPFSIDVVMAKVKAALRRTYGEYALETDTKIDVYEVHGLYLNRSKRSLTWQEEEVFLTPKEFALMDILTRHLGEVVLREQLLEALWDDVDFVDDNTLTVNVTRLRRKLDEMGITGAIETVRGEGYRIQNVWTVGPVG
- a CDS encoding AIR synthase related protein, encoding MKVQSFRDLTLVHLSADDLLVVACDSCGGVGSKAHDQVQTSPHMVGYYTTYVALAELIAFGAEPVCIINTLSVEMDPTGKEIIAGIRQAIEPLGAPPLITGSTEENFSACQTGMGITVIGSVHLSSWQRPRSHPGDLVVVVGLPKVGEQVIADQGRTTLDLEKLLLLKGCPFIHEVLPVGSRGIAYELTQLAQCSGLQYRMAEHLSIDVTKTAGPATCALVTLRPVAYEQLAMRMSIPVNPVGWLV
- a CDS encoding ECF transporter S component, which codes for MRQHIRVRLLCQCGILIALSAIGSLVKFQGSIALDSAPGYFAALYLGPEAGALVGGLGHMLTAITSGFPLTVVMHMIVALQMGIFVYLVGLIYRRINGLAAIVAAVILNGPVAALINVPISELLGLPLKGWPLFSMMIIPLTVASAVNIALAYLVLKVFPNQGDGQ
- the cobO gene encoding cob(I)yrinic acid a,c-diamide adenosyltransferase, which translates into the protein MVEQKGYVHVYTGCGKGKTTAALGLALRAICAGKRVFFVQFVKGMKYSETRAGEFLPGLLMQQFGRACFIHREPEPEDIRLAQEGLRRCAKILRQGEYEVVVLDELNIALYYQLFSVEEVLRILKARKPWVEVIITGRYAPQELIDMADLVTEMREIKHYYEQGVVAREGIEK
- a CDS encoding histidine phosphatase family protein; protein product: MRFILVRHGQTQANQEQRYLGSTCSPYTSLGLRQNAHVLELLAREKIDRIYASPRPRALGLAESVAKHLGKGIEIQPALAEMGFGVFEGSTYLEAAGAYPKEWQCWTEDYIHYQIPQGESFLRFHQRVTGFLDTLESEGTYLIISHGGVICSAITHLLGLGVDARWHFQIPPGCLVELVKEREANYMRRLVPYEEE
- the cobS gene encoding adenosylcobinamide-GDP ribazoletransferase, producing MKGFLFMLSFMTRLPVGSSHDFREEDFVWGIRLMPLVGLVIGLILYLVAQLRLVFHQDVASIILWAVYLWVTGGLHFDGLGDTIDGVCSYRSREQILEIMKDSRLGTFGGLGLLLVLISNITLTKYLDARVLLLMPVVGRCAGVVAASLSKYARTEGMGKVFVEQADGRTVLLNLVVTSLFCLIAYPLGLVGMCGALAATLLITRKINKVLGGMTGDTIGFVIEFSQTCFLFTLYWRMLP